A genomic region of Pseudomonas migulae contains the following coding sequences:
- a CDS encoding 3-oxoacyl-ACP reductase family protein — protein MTTQNLSGKVALIQGGSRGIGAAIVKRLAAEGATVAFTYVSSTAKAEELQNSITGSGGKALAIKADSADAEAIRNAVSATVKAFGRLDILVNNAGVLAVAPLEDFKLEDFDQTLAINVRSVFIATQAAAKHMTEGGRIINIGSTNADRMPFAGGGPYAMSKAALVGLTKGLSRDLGPRGITINNVQPGPVDTDMNPASGDFAESLIPLMAVGRYGKAEEIASFVAYLVGPEAGYITGASLTIDGGFGA, from the coding sequence ATGACTACTCAGAACCTCAGCGGCAAAGTGGCTTTGATTCAAGGCGGGTCTCGCGGCATCGGCGCAGCCATCGTCAAACGCCTGGCCGCTGAAGGCGCGACCGTTGCCTTCACCTACGTCAGCTCCACGGCCAAGGCCGAAGAATTGCAAAACAGCATCACCGGCAGCGGCGGCAAAGCGCTGGCCATCAAGGCTGACAGTGCCGACGCCGAGGCCATTCGCAACGCCGTGAGCGCCACCGTCAAAGCTTTCGGTCGCCTGGACATCCTGGTCAACAACGCTGGCGTACTGGCCGTGGCCCCGCTGGAAGATTTCAAACTCGAAGACTTCGACCAGACGCTGGCGATCAATGTGCGCAGCGTGTTCATCGCCACCCAGGCCGCCGCGAAACACATGACCGAAGGCGGTCGCATCATCAACATCGGCAGCACCAACGCCGACCGCATGCCCTTCGCCGGTGGCGGCCCGTACGCCATGAGCAAAGCAGCGCTGGTCGGTTTGACCAAGGGCCTGTCCCGGGACCTCGGCCCACGCGGGATCACCATCAATAATGTGCAACCGGGCCCGGTCGATACTGACATGAACCCGGCCAGCGGCGACTTCGCTGAAAGCCTGATCCCGTTGATGGCGGTGGGTCGTTACGGTAAAGCGGAAGAGATCGCCAGTTTCGTTGCCTACCTTGTAGGGCCGGAAGCGGGCTATATCACTGGGGCGAGCCTGACCATCGATGGTGGTTTCGGCGCCTGA
- a CDS encoding aspartate/glutamate racemase family protein, which yields MRILVVNVNTTESITQAIARSAQAVAAPGTEIVGLTPHFGADSIEGNFESYLAAIAVMDRVMSYDQPFDAVIQAGYGEHGREGLQELLNVPVVDITDAAASTAMFLGHAYSVVTTLDRTVPLIEDRLKLSGLWDRCASVRASGLAVLELESDPQRALEAIVRQAERAVIEDKAEVICLGCGGMAGLDEQIRRRTGVPVVDGVTAAVTIAESLVRLGLSTSKVRTYATPRPKKIIGWPGRFGR from the coding sequence ATGCGAATTCTCGTGGTCAACGTCAACACCACTGAATCCATCACCCAGGCCATTGCGCGTTCGGCGCAAGCCGTGGCCGCGCCAGGCACCGAAATCGTCGGCCTGACGCCGCATTTCGGCGCCGACTCCATCGAAGGCAATTTCGAAAGCTACTTGGCCGCCATCGCCGTGATGGACCGGGTGATGTCCTACGACCAGCCTTTCGATGCGGTGATCCAGGCCGGTTACGGTGAGCACGGCCGCGAAGGCTTGCAGGAATTGCTCAACGTGCCGGTGGTGGACATCACCGATGCCGCCGCGAGCACGGCGATGTTCCTCGGTCATGCCTATTCGGTGGTCACAACGCTGGACCGGACGGTGCCGCTGATCGAAGACCGCCTGAAACTCTCCGGGCTCTGGGACCGCTGTGCGTCGGTGCGGGCCAGTGGCCTGGCGGTGCTGGAGCTGGAATCCGATCCGCAAAGGGCGCTGGAAGCGATTGTTCGTCAGGCTGAACGGGCGGTGATTGAAGACAAGGCTGAGGTGATCTGCCTCGGCTGCGGCGGGATGGCCGGGCTGGATGAACAGATTCGCCGGCGCACCGGGGTTCCGGTGGTGGACGGTGTGACGGCGGCGGTGACGATTGCCGAGTCGCTCGTGCGGTTGGGGTTGTCGACGTCGAAGGTGCGGACATATGCGACGCCGCGGCCGAAGAAGATCATTGGGTGGCCGGGGCGTTTTGGCCGGTAG
- a CDS encoding phosphoadenylyl-sulfate reductase, which yields MSPSFDVVELATTYANKSAQDILKLAFAEFGDDLWISFSGAEDVVLVDMAWKLNKNVKVFSLDTGRLHPETYRFIDQVREHYKIEIELVSPDYTKLEPFVKEKGLFSFYKDGHGECCGIRKIEPLRRKLSGVTAWATGQRRDQSPGTRSAVAVLEIDTAFSTPERTLYKFNPLAQMTSEEIWGYIRMLELPYNSLHERGFISIGCEPCTRPVLPNQHEREGRWWWEEATQKECGLHAGNIISKSKA from the coding sequence ATGAGCCCATCGTTCGATGTCGTGGAACTCGCCACGACCTATGCCAACAAATCCGCCCAGGACATCCTGAAACTCGCGTTTGCCGAGTTCGGCGATGACCTGTGGATATCTTTCAGCGGCGCCGAAGACGTGGTGCTGGTGGACATGGCCTGGAAGCTGAACAAGAACGTCAAAGTGTTCAGCCTCGACACCGGTCGCCTGCATCCCGAGACTTACCGCTTCATCGATCAGGTGCGCGAGCACTACAAGATCGAGATCGAACTGGTGTCGCCGGACTACACGAAACTTGAGCCGTTCGTGAAGGAAAAAGGCCTGTTCAGCTTCTACAAGGACGGCCATGGTGAATGCTGCGGCATCCGCAAGATCGAGCCACTGCGCCGCAAACTCTCGGGCGTGACCGCCTGGGCTACCGGCCAGCGCCGGGACCAGAGCCCGGGCACCCGCAGCGCCGTCGCGGTGCTGGAAATCGACACTGCCTTCTCCACCCCGGAACGTACCCTGTACAAATTCAACCCGCTGGCGCAAATGACCAGCGAAGAGATCTGGGGCTACATCCGCATGCTTGAGCTGCCGTACAACAGCCTGCATGAACGCGGCTTCATCAGCATCGGCTGCGAGCCATGCACCCGTCCGGTGTTGCCGAACCAGCACGAGCGTGAAGGTCGTTGGTGGTGGGAAGAGGCGACTCAGAAAGAATGCGGGTTGCATGCCGGTAACATCATCAGCAAGTCCAAGGCCTGA
- a CDS encoding HAD-IA family hydrolase, with amino-acid sequence MNAPLKEFGPIKAVIFDMDGLLLDTEGIYTEVTSIIAGRYGRTFDWSVKQNIIGRGAGDLARYVVEALELPITAEEFLVIREPLMRERFPTALAMPGAEELVRHLKANNIPIAVGTSSSRQSFGQKTTLHRDWFALFDFIVTADDPEVGAAKPAPDIFLTAARRLGVAPEDCLVFEDSPFGVTAAKAAGMTAIAIPDAAMADEKYAHADGILRTLKAFTPGACGLPALEWA; translated from the coding sequence ATGAATGCACCGCTGAAAGAGTTCGGCCCGATCAAAGCCGTGATTTTCGATATGGATGGCTTGCTGCTGGACACCGAGGGCATTTACACCGAAGTCACGTCCATCATTGCCGGGCGCTATGGCCGGACCTTCGACTGGAGCGTCAAGCAGAACATCATCGGCCGTGGCGCGGGCGATCTGGCGCGTTATGTGGTCGAGGCGCTGGAACTGCCGATCACGGCCGAGGAGTTCCTGGTGATCCGCGAACCGCTGATGCGCGAGCGTTTTCCGACCGCACTGGCGATGCCCGGTGCCGAGGAGCTGGTGCGGCACTTGAAGGCGAACAACATTCCGATTGCGGTGGGCACCAGTTCTTCGCGTCAGTCGTTCGGCCAGAAAACCACCTTGCATCGCGACTGGTTTGCGCTGTTCGATTTCATCGTTACGGCCGATGACCCGGAGGTCGGCGCAGCCAAACCGGCGCCGGATATTTTCCTCACGGCAGCACGACGCCTGGGCGTGGCGCCTGAGGATTGCCTGGTGTTCGAAGATTCGCCGTTCGGTGTCACGGCGGCGAAAGCGGCGGGGATGACGGCGATTGCAATTCCGGATGCTGCGATGGCTGACGAAAAATACGCACACGCCGATGGCATTCTTCGTACGTTGAAAGCGTTCACGCCAGGTGCTTGCGGTTTGCCCGCGCTCGAATGGGCTTAA
- a CDS encoding LysR family transcriptional regulator, translated as METFSSIECFVRSAEVGSFAEAARRLSLTPAAVGKSVAKLEARLGVRLFQRSTRSLTLTEAGQLFLGEVSSSLLTIQNAVANLASAEGRPAGTLKVSMGTVFGRLYVVPLLGEFLRRFPAINPDWHFDNRQVDLIAQGFDAAIGGGFELPQGVVARKLTPAHRVLVASADYLAEREAIVEPDDLKHHDGILIRSPQTGRVRSWQLTSRTRQHSPLTLKARMTMSDSEAACATATQGLGIALVSMPFAVGYLDAGTLQRVLPDWYVDDGNISIYYAEHKLLPGKTRAFVDFIIEQFAGQGLGARFSAV; from the coding sequence ATGGAAACCTTCAGCAGTATCGAATGCTTCGTGCGCAGTGCCGAAGTCGGCAGCTTTGCCGAGGCCGCGCGGCGACTGAGCCTGACGCCCGCAGCGGTGGGCAAGAGTGTGGCAAAACTTGAAGCACGCCTTGGCGTGCGGTTGTTTCAGCGCAGTACCCGCAGCTTGACGTTGACCGAAGCCGGTCAGCTGTTTCTCGGCGAAGTCAGTTCCAGCCTGCTCACCATCCAGAATGCCGTGGCTAACCTTGCCAGCGCCGAAGGTCGTCCGGCCGGTACGCTGAAAGTCAGCATGGGGACAGTGTTCGGACGGTTGTATGTGGTGCCGTTGCTGGGCGAGTTTCTGCGGCGGTTTCCGGCGATCAACCCGGATTGGCATTTCGATAACCGACAGGTCGATCTGATCGCCCAGGGATTCGATGCCGCGATAGGTGGGGGATTCGAGCTGCCGCAAGGCGTCGTGGCGCGCAAGCTGACGCCGGCCCATCGGGTGTTGGTGGCTTCAGCCGACTATCTGGCGGAGCGTGAGGCAATCGTCGAGCCGGATGATCTCAAGCATCACGATGGCATCCTCATTCGCTCTCCGCAGACGGGTCGCGTGCGTTCCTGGCAGTTGACCAGTCGCACCCGGCAACACAGTCCTCTGACGCTCAAGGCACGGATGACCATGAGCGATTCGGAAGCGGCCTGTGCGACCGCGACTCAGGGGCTTGGGATTGCGCTGGTGAGCATGCCGTTTGCCGTGGGGTATCTGGACGCGGGGACGTTGCAACGGGTGTTGCCCGACTGGTATGTCGACGATGGCAACATTTCCATCTATTACGCGGAGCACAAATTGTTGCCGGGGAAGACCCGGGCGTTTGTGGATTTCATTATCGAGCAGTTTGCGGGGCAGGGGTTGGGGGCGCGGTTCAGTGCGGTTTGA
- a CDS encoding RHS repeat-associated core domain-containing protein — protein MFNSDKLLALNNAIGLLVVAAMNPGQPDVEALLGDFRLCLNDYDAWAENFWTGWALDVEQVFKVGNDVRLSAPKDSTAPVSSTLATCPASGPLTLVHMFEAARFVPIGDTPVRLEPLLTEENGVPTFGQPIHKVIGPGGILEIPECWRGQRYRITFFPDVTVHHVKALYASYQSVIDELEGWLRNEWTTEFEPLWAGFSEAGFTERYGLLQQADWRGFEKSLHGLWDDVKQVFALMADLQANSEKLLEYLTAIELETLLNAPAEAISNVLLVLSDEPLMFIHLAAFTSWLRLLPPQYIAEVVAEIRTEILIGFLLVRLTGPAGLTVGMSAKVLGKIKSERARQWLAAASLRLAGLTAGADLTRHAGALKPLQVNARHAPLKPAPAVPLDISVSQSASVQVNNPLAIARNKSQARTRLSRQEHRDDAPAPAKNPNGDSVDSADNTATNGCPVSMVTGEELLTLIDGSLDGPLPFDFTRVYRTSAVEIDGGLGFGWSHSLAHRLEIDGDNVSWIDHENRCITFPLPNSERPAIHNSLSRAAIYLGEAPEELVLALAGEAARFYHFRTGRLTAISDAYGNRLTVQRDRSDRIMRLDNGAGRSLRLRYDRRHLAAVEYQSFHPADTLEDAWRTELTLVTYRYDACHRLIEATNALGESERYDYDYQQVILQRQLAGGASFFWEWERSGKAARCVRHWASFSQMDTRYVWNDAGSVTVRNSDGSEELYQHDDRARLVRRVGLEGGEALKAYDDKGRLVTEQDPQGAVTEYRYDDAGRLIALIPPEGEPTSYEYRNGFLHARYRGKVVWKYQRNPQGDITEATDPDGETTHYHYDEKGLLLSVRYPDNSRHLFVWNALGQRVEETLPGGGQRRFSYDALGRQTTRQDEHGAVTRYQWDAVGRLVLATLPTGATRAFSYNAYGKIIAERDELGRITRYEYADDLHLVSRRINPDGTQLRYRYDNARLLLTEIENESGEQYRLDYTPNGLIRQETGFDGRRTAYAYDLNGHLLEKTEFGDDGSQLVTAYERDSAGRLLVKTLPDGIKVRYCYDSLGRLVSVDDGHDHPLEFEYDQQDRLITEHQGWGTLRYGYDACGQLKRMRLPDGSKLDYHRAKGGTLTAIDLNGARLTTHQSTFGREQQRQQGLLLSEFAYDDQGRLKAHAVSQHQQPLYRRDYAYSLNGNLDSIADSRHGQRNYHYDPLNRLTRVRHSRDQPPESFAHDPAGNLLTQDRPGPTTVKGNRLLRQGDRHYDYDAFGNLIRERRGTGQKLVTEYRYDCQHRLIGVTTPDGRYASYRYDAFGRRIAKTIDGKTTEFFWQGDNLVAESSREHYRSYVYEPGTFRPLAMLDGKGPLKACPFYYQLDHLGTPQELTDYSGEIVWAAQYNAYGRLTRLNRDTHQILDQPLRFQGQYFDAESGLHYNRHRYYQPDVGRYLTPDPSKLAGGLNQYQYTRSPTGWVDPLGLSECPGNEGCKTPSIGEEEPTTKATVKKAEPTLPQPKGEGDYLYRGDNLDPHVVFENGFKSKGESNDLLLHSIDSDNPPSNFISTSPSREVGKNFATGFNTKIGYLYTLQKIPGFDLKQELGALYEFDKEKEIAIQSRISNEDVLGATLIIDDGREFGYSLPNPNRKIKK, from the coding sequence ATGTTCAACTCCGACAAGCTCCTGGCCTTGAACAACGCCATCGGTCTGCTCGTGGTCGCCGCCATGAATCCCGGGCAACCGGATGTCGAAGCGCTGCTCGGGGATTTTCGTCTCTGCCTCAACGACTACGACGCCTGGGCGGAAAACTTCTGGACCGGTTGGGCGCTGGACGTCGAGCAGGTGTTCAAGGTCGGCAACGACGTTCGTTTGAGCGCACCGAAGGATTCCACCGCGCCTGTCAGTTCCACACTCGCCACGTGCCCGGCCAGCGGTCCGTTGACCCTGGTGCACATGTTTGAAGCCGCGCGCTTCGTGCCGATCGGCGATACGCCGGTGAGGCTCGAACCCTTGTTGACGGAGGAAAACGGCGTACCGACGTTTGGCCAGCCGATTCACAAAGTCATAGGGCCCGGCGGCATTCTCGAAATCCCTGAATGCTGGCGCGGCCAGCGTTACCGCATCACGTTCTTTCCCGACGTTACCGTCCATCACGTCAAAGCGCTTTATGCCTCTTATCAAAGCGTGATCGACGAACTTGAAGGCTGGTTGCGCAACGAGTGGACGACCGAATTTGAACCACTGTGGGCGGGGTTTTCCGAGGCGGGGTTCACTGAGCGCTATGGCTTGCTGCAACAGGCCGATTGGCGTGGCTTCGAAAAATCGCTGCACGGTCTGTGGGATGACGTGAAGCAAGTCTTTGCCCTGATGGCAGACCTGCAAGCCAACAGCGAAAAACTCCTTGAATACCTGACCGCCATTGAGCTTGAGACGCTGCTGAACGCGCCGGCCGAAGCCATCTCCAACGTGCTGCTGGTGTTGAGTGATGAGCCGCTGATGTTCATTCATCTCGCAGCATTCACCAGTTGGTTGCGCCTGTTACCGCCGCAATACATCGCCGAGGTGGTGGCGGAAATTCGTACAGAGATACTGATCGGTTTCCTGCTGGTGCGCCTCACCGGTCCTGCCGGCCTGACCGTCGGCATGAGTGCCAAAGTGCTGGGCAAGATCAAATCCGAGCGCGCACGACAATGGCTGGCGGCGGCGAGTTTGCGACTGGCCGGGCTCACGGCGGGCGCGGACCTCACCCGTCACGCGGGTGCACTCAAACCGTTGCAGGTCAACGCCCGGCATGCACCGCTCAAACCTGCGCCAGCAGTTCCATTGGACATCAGCGTCAGTCAATCAGCGAGTGTGCAGGTCAATAATCCACTCGCCATTGCCCGCAACAAATCCCAGGCCAGGACCCGCCTGAGCCGGCAGGAACATCGCGATGACGCCCCTGCCCCAGCGAAAAACCCGAACGGCGACAGTGTCGATTCAGCGGACAACACCGCGACCAACGGCTGCCCGGTGTCGATGGTCACCGGCGAAGAACTGCTGACCTTGATCGATGGCTCGCTGGATGGTCCGTTGCCGTTCGACTTCACCCGCGTGTATCGCACCAGTGCCGTCGAAATAGACGGCGGGCTGGGATTTGGCTGGAGTCATTCGCTGGCGCATCGGCTGGAAATCGATGGCGACAACGTCAGCTGGATCGACCACGAAAACCGTTGCATCACGTTCCCTTTGCCGAACAGCGAACGACCGGCCATCCACAACAGCCTGTCGCGGGCGGCGATTTATCTGGGAGAAGCACCGGAAGAACTTGTCCTCGCACTGGCCGGCGAAGCGGCGCGCTTTTACCACTTCCGGACAGGACGACTGACGGCCATCAGCGACGCCTATGGCAACCGGCTGACAGTGCAGCGCGACAGGTCCGACAGAATCATGCGCCTCGACAACGGCGCCGGGCGATCACTGCGACTGCGCTATGACCGCCGACACCTCGCCGCCGTCGAGTATCAGAGCTTTCACCCGGCCGACACGCTGGAAGACGCCTGGCGTACCGAGCTGACACTGGTCACCTACCGCTATGACGCCTGTCATCGCTTGATCGAAGCCACTAATGCCCTCGGTGAAAGCGAACGCTACGACTATGACTACCAGCAGGTCATTCTGCAGCGGCAACTGGCCGGTGGCGCGAGTTTCTTCTGGGAGTGGGAAAGGTCCGGCAAGGCGGCGCGCTGTGTCCGGCATTGGGCCTCGTTTTCGCAGATGGATACGCGGTATGTCTGGAATGACGCGGGCAGTGTCACGGTCCGGAACAGTGACGGCAGTGAAGAGCTTTATCAACACGACGACCGCGCGCGCCTGGTGCGCCGGGTCGGACTGGAGGGTGGCGAAGCGCTCAAGGCCTATGACGACAAGGGTCGTCTGGTTACCGAGCAGGATCCGCAGGGTGCGGTCACTGAGTACCGTTACGACGATGCCGGACGGCTGATAGCGCTGATTCCACCGGAGGGCGAGCCCACGTCCTACGAGTACCGCAACGGTTTCCTGCACGCGCGGTATCGCGGCAAAGTGGTGTGGAAGTACCAGCGCAACCCTCAGGGAGACATCACCGAGGCGACCGATCCGGACGGTGAGACGACCCACTATCACTACGACGAAAAAGGTCTGCTGCTGTCAGTCCGTTACCCGGATAACAGCCGTCATCTCTTCGTCTGGAATGCCTTGGGGCAACGGGTCGAAGAAACCTTGCCGGGCGGTGGTCAGCGGCGGTTTTCCTACGATGCATTGGGCCGGCAGACGACCCGTCAGGACGAACACGGTGCGGTCACCCGCTATCAATGGGACGCCGTTGGCAGACTGGTTCTTGCGACGCTTCCTACGGGCGCCACCCGTGCCTTCAGCTACAACGCCTACGGAAAAATTATCGCCGAGCGCGATGAGCTGGGCCGCATCACGCGTTACGAATACGCCGACGATTTGCACCTGGTCAGCCGCCGTATCAATCCCGACGGTACGCAGTTGCGTTATCGCTACGACAACGCGCGGCTTTTACTCACCGAGATCGAGAACGAGTCCGGCGAACAATATCGGCTGGACTACACGCCCAATGGCTTGATCCGACAGGAAACCGGTTTCGACGGCCGACGCACCGCGTATGCCTACGACCTCAACGGTCATCTACTGGAGAAAACCGAGTTCGGCGACGACGGCTCGCAACTCGTCACCGCTTATGAACGAGACTCGGCCGGCCGCTTGCTGGTCAAGACGCTGCCCGATGGCATCAAGGTTCGGTATTGCTACGACAGCCTGGGCCGGCTGGTCAGCGTTGACGACGGTCACGATCACCCGTTGGAATTCGAGTACGACCAACAGGATCGGCTGATCACCGAACACCAGGGCTGGGGCACGCTGCGTTATGGTTACGACGCCTGCGGCCAGCTCAAGCGGATGCGTCTGCCGGACGGCAGCAAACTCGACTATCACCGTGCCAAGGGCGGCACGCTGACCGCCATCGATCTCAACGGTGCGCGGCTCACCACCCACCAATCCACCTTCGGTCGCGAACAGCAGCGCCAGCAAGGCCTGCTGCTAAGCGAATTTGCCTACGACGATCAAGGCCGTCTGAAGGCGCATGCCGTCAGCCAACACCAGCAACCGCTGTACCGCCGCGATTATGCCTACAGCCTCAACGGCAATCTCGACAGCATCGCCGACAGCCGCCACGGCCAGCGCAATTACCACTACGACCCGCTCAACCGCCTGACCCGCGTCCGCCATTCTCGCGACCAGCCACCGGAAAGCTTCGCCCACGACCCGGCCGGCAACCTGCTGACGCAGGACCGCCCCGGCCCGACCACCGTCAAAGGCAATCGCCTGCTGAGGCAGGGCGACCGCCACTACGACTACGACGCCTTCGGCAACCTGATCCGCGAACGCCGCGGCACCGGGCAAAAACTTGTCACCGAATACCGCTACGACTGCCAGCACCGACTGATCGGCGTCACCACACCGGATGGACGCTACGCGAGCTACCGCTACGACGCCTTCGGCCGCCGCATCGCCAAAACCATCGACGGCAAGACCACCGAGTTCTTCTGGCAAGGCGACAACCTCGTCGCCGAAAGCAGCCGCGAGCATTACCGCAGTTACGTTTACGAACCGGGCACGTTCCGCCCGCTGGCCATGCTTGATGGCAAAGGCCCGCTGAAGGCATGCCCGTTCTACTACCAACTCGACCACCTCGGAACACCGCAGGAACTGACGGATTACAGCGGCGAAATCGTCTGGGCGGCCCAATACAACGCCTACGGCCGCCTCACCCGCCTCAACCGCGACACCCACCAGATCCTCGACCAGCCATTACGGTTTCAGGGGCAGTACTTTGATGCCGAGAGCGGGCTGCACTACAACCGCCATCGGTACTACCAGCCGGATGTTGGACGGTACCTGACGCCGGATCCGAGCAAGTTGGCCGGGGGATTGAATCAATACCAGTACACGCGGAGTCCGACGGGGTGGGTTGATCCGTTGGGGTTGAGTGAGTGTCCGGGTAACGAGGGGTGTAAAACGCCATCGATTGGCGAGGAGGAGCCAACCACCAAAGCGACTGTAAAAAAAGCCGAGCCAACATTGCCCCAACCGAAAGGGGAAGGCGATTACTTATATCGAGGAGACAACCTAGATCCTCATGTGGTGTTTGAAAATGGCTTCAAAAGCAAGGGTGAAAGTAATGATCTATTGCTCCACTCAATCGACAGCGACAATCCACCGAGCAATTTCATCAGCACATCACCTTCCCGAGAAGTAGGGAAAAACTTTGCCACTGGCTTTAACACAAAAATTGGCTATCTATATACACTTCAAAAAATTCCTGGCTTCGATTTGAAGCAAGAGCTTGGAGCGCTATACGAATTCGATAAAGAAAAGGAGATTGCCATACAAAGCCGTATAAGCAATGAGGATGTGCTCGGAGCAACGCTTATAATAGATGATGGCCGAGAGTTCGGTTATTCCTTACCAAACCCCAATAGGAAAATTAAAAAATGA
- a CDS encoding NCS1 family nucleobase:cation symporter-1 has product MRTSLPNNNIALDLPSFPPTAHDQTFPEPVVLSPRLHNKDLAPTKAEGRRWGRYSIFALWTNDVHNIANYSFAIGLYALGLGGWQILLSLGIGAALVYCFMNLSGYMGQKTGVPFPVISRISFGIHGAQIPALIRAVIAIAWFGIQTYLASVVFRVLLTAVHPGFADYDHDSILGLSSLGWVCFVAIWLVQLAILAYGMEMVRRYEAFAGPVILLTVAALAGWMYFQANATIAWSIREPLTGGEMWRNIFAGGALWLAIYGTLILNFCDFARSSPCRKTIKVGNFWGLPVNILVFAGITVLLCGAQFQINGRIIESPTEIIASIPNTFFLVLGCLAFLIVTVAVNIMANFVAPAFVLSNLAPKYLTFRRAGLISATIAVLILPWNLYNSPLVIVYFLSGLGALLGPLYGVIMVDYWLVRKGQVNVPQLYSEDPAGPYYYSRGVNLLAVAAFIPAALIAIVLALMPGFHLVSPFSWLIGAGIAGMLYLIIAKRQPHYADVSGEAIAVDNASH; this is encoded by the coding sequence ATGCGTACTAGCCTCCCCAATAACAACATCGCGCTGGATCTGCCCTCCTTTCCACCCACCGCTCACGATCAAACCTTTCCGGAACCCGTGGTGCTCAGCCCGCGCCTGCACAACAAAGACCTGGCGCCGACCAAAGCCGAAGGCCGGCGCTGGGGCCGCTACAGCATCTTTGCCCTGTGGACCAACGACGTTCACAACATCGCCAACTACTCCTTCGCCATCGGCTTGTATGCATTGGGCCTGGGCGGCTGGCAGATTCTGCTGTCGCTCGGGATCGGCGCAGCGCTGGTGTACTGCTTCATGAACTTGTCCGGCTACATGGGCCAGAAAACCGGGGTGCCGTTTCCGGTCATCAGCCGGATCAGTTTCGGTATCCACGGGGCGCAAATTCCTGCATTGATCCGCGCCGTTATCGCCATCGCCTGGTTCGGTATTCAGACGTACCTCGCCTCGGTTGTGTTTCGCGTGTTGCTGACGGCGGTTCACCCCGGATTCGCCGACTACGACCACGATTCGATCCTCGGTCTGTCGAGCCTGGGCTGGGTGTGTTTCGTCGCCATCTGGCTGGTGCAACTGGCCATCCTCGCCTACGGCATGGAAATGGTGCGGCGCTACGAGGCGTTTGCCGGACCGGTGATTCTGCTGACCGTCGCGGCCCTAGCCGGATGGATGTACTTTCAGGCCAACGCGACCATCGCCTGGTCGATCCGCGAGCCGCTGACCGGCGGCGAGATGTGGCGCAACATCTTCGCCGGTGGTGCGTTGTGGCTGGCGATCTACGGCACGCTGATTCTCAACTTCTGCGACTTCGCCCGCTCTTCGCCATGCCGCAAGACGATCAAGGTCGGAAATTTCTGGGGCCTGCCGGTGAATATTCTGGTGTTCGCCGGCATCACCGTCCTGCTGTGCGGTGCGCAATTTCAGATCAACGGCCGGATCATCGAAAGTCCGACGGAAATCATCGCGTCGATCCCCAACACCTTCTTTCTTGTGCTCGGCTGCCTGGCATTCCTGATCGTCACCGTGGCGGTGAACATCATGGCCAACTTCGTCGCCCCGGCTTTCGTGCTCAGCAACCTGGCGCCGAAATACCTGACCTTCCGCCGCGCCGGGCTGATCAGCGCGACCATTGCGGTGCTGATCCTGCCGTGGAACCTCTATAACAGCCCGTTGGTGATCGTGTATTTCCTGTCCGGCCTCGGCGCCCTGCTCGGCCCGTTGTATGGCGTGATCATGGTCGACTACTGGCTTGTACGAAAAGGTCAGGTCAACGTGCCGCAGTTGTACAGCGAGGATCCCGCCGGCCCTTATTACTACAGCCGTGGCGTCAATTTACTTGCGGTGGCGGCGTTCATTCCTGCGGCGCTGATCGCCATCGTCCTGGCGCTGATGCCGGGTTTCCACCTCGTATCGCCCTTTTCCTGGCTGATCGGCGCCGGCATTGCCGGGATGCTCTACCTGATCATCGCCAAACGGCAGCCCCACTACGCCGACGTCAGTGGCGAAGCCATCGCGGTCGACAACGCCAGCCATTAA